Genomic window (Candidatus Binatia bacterium):
TGGCGGGACAGAACCTCCAGCTTCTATCGTCAGGGGAGCTGGCGCGTCTGCGTTTGCATCGCATCGGTTTCGTCTTCCAAGCCTACAACCTTCTGCCGGTCCTCACCGCCCTGGAAAACGCCGAGTTCACCTTGCTCCTGCAGGGTGTGCCGGCGCGGGAGCGTCGGAACAGGGTGCAGAAGCTTTTCTCGGAGATCGGCCTCACTGGCCTTGAAGATCGTCGTCCGGTGGAGTTATCCGGCGGGCAGCAGCAGCGGGTTGCCGTGGCT
Coding sequences:
- a CDS encoding ATP-binding cassette domain-containing protein translates to MAEWAVELSGVSKTYHTGPIKVPALRGVDLRIAPGEFLAIAGPSGSGKTTLLNIMGGLDRADTGEVWVAGQNLQLLSSGELARLRLHRIGFVFQAYNLLPVLTALENAEFTLLLQGVPARERRNRVQKLFSEIGLTGLEDRRPVELSGGQQQRVAVA